Proteins co-encoded in one Capnocytophaga ochracea DSM 7271 genomic window:
- a CDS encoding OmpA family protein, with amino-acid sequence MKKIKVTLFALAAAFSVAVQAQDEDSPWQIGFGVNSVDIRTPDAFGDLMKDWGGPSDINILPAVSRLSVGRYIGAGFSAELSGSLNKIEKGFGYDKDLDNKVDFSFWSADLALQYHFKSLWNKEKVKWFDPFLQVGGGYAAIDNEGKFRALGGGGVNFWFTENIGINLQTAYHPTFKSDSQEDYFQHAAGITIKFGKKDRDKDGVADKDDLCPDEPGKPELKGCPDRDNDGVADKDDACPDEAGKPELKGCPDRDNDGIADKDDACPDEAGPAEFNGCPDTDGDGVPDNVDQCKDVAGPKENNGCPWPDTDGDGVLDKDDECVDVPGPASNNGCPEVTEEVQKKLNDFARTILFDVNKATIRPQSATVLNQIVDVLNQYKNAKFSIEGYTDISGKRDKNQKLSENRAYSVKAYLIEKGIDEGRLTAKGFGPDKPIASNKTKKGRELNRRVEINLVK; translated from the coding sequence ATGAAGAAAATCAAAGTAACTTTATTTGCTTTGGCTGCTGCTTTTTCAGTGGCAGTTCAAGCACAAGATGAAGACAGTCCTTGGCAAATAGGATTTGGAGTGAACTCCGTTGATATTCGTACCCCTGATGCATTCGGGGACTTAATGAAAGACTGGGGAGGGCCAAGCGATATCAATATCCTTCCAGCAGTTTCTCGTCTTTCAGTAGGTAGATATATCGGAGCTGGTTTTTCTGCTGAATTATCAGGTTCTTTAAACAAAATCGAAAAAGGATTCGGTTATGACAAAGATCTTGATAACAAAGTAGATTTTTCTTTCTGGTCTGCAGACTTAGCGTTGCAATACCACTTTAAATCTCTTTGGAACAAAGAGAAAGTAAAATGGTTTGACCCATTCTTACAAGTAGGTGGTGGTTATGCCGCTATTGACAACGAAGGTAAATTCCGCGCCTTAGGTGGTGGTGGTGTAAACTTTTGGTTTACCGAAAACATCGGTATTAACTTGCAGACAGCTTACCACCCTACTTTCAAATCTGATTCACAAGAGGATTACTTCCAACACGCTGCCGGTATTACCATTAAATTTGGTAAAAAAGACCGCGATAAAGATGGTGTAGCTGACAAAGATGACCTTTGCCCTGATGAACCAGGTAAACCAGAATTGAAAGGTTGCCCAGACCGCGATAATGACGGTGTAGCTGATAAAGACGACGCTTGTCCTGATGAAGCTGGTAAACCAGAATTAAAAGGTTGCCCAGACAGAGACAATGATGGTATCGCTGATAAAGATGATGCTTGTCCTGATGAAGCTGGTCCAGCTGAATTTAACGGATGCCCTGATACTGATGGTGATGGTGTGCCAGATAACGTAGACCAATGTAAAGACGTAGCTGGTCCTAAAGAAAACAACGGTTGTCCTTGGCCTGATACTGATGGTGACGGTGTTCTTGATAAAGATGACGAATGCGTAGACGTACCTGGTCCTGCTTCAAACAACGGTTGTCCTGAAGTAACTGAAGAAGTTCAAAAGAAATTGAACGACTTTGCACGCACTATCTTGTTTGATGTAAACAAAGCTACTATCAGACCTCAATCAGCAACTGTATTGAACCAAATCGTTGACGTATTGAACCAATACAAGAACGCTAAATTCTCTATTGAGGGTTACACTGACATCAGTGGTAAGAGAGATAAGAACCAAAAATTATCAGAGAATAGAGCTTACTCTGTTAAAGCTTATTTGATTGAAAAAGGTATCGATGAAGGTCGTTTGACTGCAAAAGGTTTCGGTCCTGATAAACCAATCGCTTCTAACAAAACTAAGAAAGGTAGAGAGCTCAACCGTCGTGTTGAAATCAACTTAGTAAAATAG
- the glgP gene encoding alpha-glucan family phosphorylase yields MSNTKKINPDYVFETSWEVCNKVGGIHTVITTKAPSIAKQFRRKYILIGPDIWQHNENKEFVENPELFKSWRAKAASEGLRVRVGNWKIEGNPIVILVDFSHYVSAKNEILRYYWDNYKLDSYNSPWDYVESVLFGYAVGKVIESFVKFNTASRENVICHFHEWMTGSALLYLEEEMPKIGSVFTTHATVVGRAIAGNGYPLYNDMKNYKPEEMAYRFGVQHKHFLEKETTKVADCFTTVSEITAQEALHFLSRKTDIITPNGFNDAIVPAEKDFDKKRAEAKQRLISVAQALVTQPISKDTKIVAISGRYEFRNKGIDAFIDALGALNRNSNNKKELLAYILIPTAHDAPNQGLLNNLHNPQQTTENEQKHLTHILPDVYHDVIMTRIYEQQLFNRKEDKVKVIFCPSYLNGNDGVFNLSYYDLLIGLDGTAFPSYYEPWGYTPLESLAFKVPTITTTLAGFGKWVNDYYPEKQKAIEVVPRTDSNYGEVVGAIAKNIQNLLDRKEQDFQELRETAGKVSEIALWKNLVQYYIKCYELTLENIEDRVESLPPVETDGVAYLEKSKVVNTPNWRSVIIHRAIPEALQPLEELAKNLWWCWNDEAYEVFKYIDKAQWIEVRKNPIALLDSISLTRYKELEQDAVFMRNLSKVYGDFQAYMAKKSEMVSPSISYFSMEYGLHSSLKIYSGGLGILAGDYLKEASDKATKITGVGLLYRYGYFTQKLSSAGNQEADYEAQDFSKIPVTPVTDESGKWLIISIDLPGRTLYARVWRVDVGRIELYLLDTDFENNREDDRSITHHLYGGDWENRLKQEMLLGLGGIKMLRKLGIDSDIYHCNEGHAAFIGLERLSEYIQNENLTFSEAMEVVRASSLFTTHTPVPAGHDAFEEGLLRAYLGNYADILHVNWEQILALGKINLQNPHEKFSMSNLAANLSQEVNGVSWLHGEVSKEILKDLWPGYMPEELHVSYVTNGVHQPTWTAGLWKEVENEVFGKDYKTHHYDPKSFEGIYKVSDQRVWEIKTALRSKLLRRVEQKLRLEKNTPYFSPRQLVEIKENLREDILTIGFARRFATYKRAHLLFTNIERLDKIVNNPERPVQFIFAGKAHPADKAGQDLIKNIVEISKLPQFLGKILFVPNYDMELARHMVQGVDVWMNTPTRPLEASGTSGEKAAMNGVMHFSVLDGWWVEGYREDAGWALPMERSYENQQYQDEMDAETIYNIIEDEIAPIFYDKNKDGISSRWCALIKNTIAKVAVNFTTTRMLTDYEKQYYYPMTERVTKIKDNHFAIAIELSNWKRKVTQEWDNIKVVSFKVPNRNEQLISIGKVYKGEITLELGELRPEDVGVELVVAQHKDDKFKVLSTSEFTVVAQEGNKATYQLEIASEYPGALHLAIRIFPKNNLLPHRQDFALVKWL; encoded by the coding sequence ATGAGTAATACAAAGAAAATTAATCCCGACTATGTGTTTGAAACCAGTTGGGAAGTATGTAACAAAGTAGGAGGTATTCACACAGTGATTACCACAAAAGCTCCGAGTATTGCGAAACAATTCAGAAGGAAATACATTCTGATTGGTCCCGATATTTGGCAACACAACGAAAATAAAGAATTTGTAGAAAACCCCGAACTCTTCAAATCGTGGCGTGCTAAAGCAGCTTCTGAGGGCTTGCGCGTGCGTGTGGGGAATTGGAAAATAGAAGGCAACCCCATAGTAATTCTCGTAGATTTCTCTCATTATGTAAGTGCTAAAAACGAGATTTTGCGCTATTATTGGGATAACTATAAGCTCGATTCTTACAACAGTCCGTGGGATTACGTAGAGTCGGTGCTTTTTGGTTATGCAGTAGGGAAGGTGATTGAGAGCTTTGTGAAGTTCAACACTGCTTCACGCGAAAACGTGATTTGCCATTTCCACGAATGGATGACCGGTAGTGCGCTACTCTATTTGGAAGAAGAAATGCCTAAAATAGGTTCGGTATTCACTACTCACGCTACCGTAGTAGGTCGTGCGATTGCCGGCAATGGTTATCCGCTCTACAACGATATGAAGAACTACAAACCCGAAGAAATGGCCTATCGGTTTGGGGTACAACACAAGCACTTCCTCGAAAAAGAAACTACCAAAGTAGCCGATTGCTTCACTACGGTAAGCGAAATTACTGCCCAAGAAGCGTTGCACTTCCTCAGTAGAAAAACTGATATCATCACGCCTAATGGCTTCAACGACGCCATAGTACCAGCTGAAAAAGATTTTGATAAGAAGCGTGCAGAAGCTAAACAGCGTCTTATCAGCGTAGCACAGGCTTTGGTAACCCAACCTATTAGCAAGGATACCAAAATTGTAGCTATCAGCGGTAGATATGAGTTCCGCAACAAAGGTATCGATGCCTTTATTGATGCCTTGGGAGCACTGAATAGGAATTCTAATAACAAGAAAGAGCTTTTGGCTTACATCTTAATTCCTACAGCTCACGATGCGCCTAACCAAGGATTGCTAAACAATTTGCACAACCCTCAGCAAACTACCGAAAACGAACAAAAGCACCTTACCCATATTCTCCCTGATGTGTATCACGATGTGATAATGACTCGTATTTATGAGCAACAGCTCTTCAATAGGAAGGAAGATAAGGTAAAAGTGATTTTCTGTCCAAGTTATCTCAATGGCAACGACGGGGTGTTCAACCTTTCTTATTACGACTTGCTCATCGGGTTAGACGGCACCGCTTTCCCATCGTACTACGAGCCTTGGGGCTATACACCGCTTGAAAGTTTAGCTTTTAAAGTACCTACCATTACCACTACTTTGGCAGGTTTTGGCAAGTGGGTGAACGATTATTACCCCGAAAAACAAAAAGCGATAGAAGTAGTACCGCGCACTGATAGCAACTACGGTGAGGTAGTAGGCGCAATTGCTAAGAATATTCAGAATTTATTAGACAGGAAAGAACAAGACTTCCAAGAGCTTCGCGAAACAGCAGGTAAAGTATCAGAAATCGCTCTGTGGAAGAACTTAGTACAATACTACATAAAATGTTATGAACTCACTCTTGAAAATATAGAGGACAGAGTGGAGAGTCTGCCTCCGGTAGAAACTGATGGAGTGGCATATTTAGAGAAATCGAAGGTGGTGAACACGCCTAACTGGCGCAGTGTGATTATCCACCGTGCAATTCCAGAAGCCTTGCAACCGCTCGAAGAACTCGCTAAAAACCTTTGGTGGTGCTGGAATGACGAGGCTTACGAAGTTTTTAAATACATAGATAAAGCCCAATGGATAGAAGTGCGTAAAAACCCTATTGCCTTGCTGGACAGCATCTCACTTACTCGTTATAAAGAATTGGAGCAAGATGCGGTATTTATGCGCAATCTTTCGAAAGTATATGGTGATTTCCAAGCCTATATGGCTAAGAAATCGGAGATGGTAAGTCCGTCTATCTCTTATTTTAGTATGGAATACGGCTTACATTCTTCCTTGAAGATTTATTCAGGAGGTTTGGGTATCTTGGCAGGCGATTACCTAAAAGAAGCCAGCGACAAGGCAACCAAAATCACTGGAGTAGGGTTGTTATACCGCTATGGTTATTTCACTCAAAAACTATCCTCAGCAGGTAACCAAGAAGCCGACTACGAAGCACAAGATTTCTCGAAGATACCGGTAACGCCTGTAACAGATGAGAGTGGAAAATGGTTGATTATATCAATAGATTTACCAGGTAGAACCCTATATGCACGTGTATGGCGTGTGGACGTAGGTCGTATAGAGCTTTATCTTCTCGACACCGATTTTGAGAACAACCGCGAAGACGACCGTTCTATCACCCACCACTTATATGGAGGCGACTGGGAAAACCGTCTTAAACAAGAAATGTTATTAGGTTTAGGAGGTATTAAGATGTTGCGCAAGCTAGGTATCGACAGTGATATTTACCACTGCAACGAAGGGCACGCTGCCTTTATAGGGTTGGAACGCCTCAGCGAGTATATCCAAAACGAGAACCTTACTTTCTCGGAAGCGATGGAAGTGGTGCGCGCTTCATCGCTCTTTACTACTCACACCCCAGTACCCGCAGGTCACGATGCTTTTGAAGAAGGCTTATTACGCGCTTATTTAGGAAATTACGCCGATATATTGCACGTGAATTGGGAACAAATACTCGCTTTGGGTAAAATAAACTTGCAAAACCCACACGAGAAATTCTCGATGAGTAACCTCGCAGCGAACCTTTCGCAAGAAGTAAACGGTGTGAGCTGGCTACACGGTGAGGTAAGTAAAGAAATCCTCAAAGACTTGTGGCCAGGTTATATGCCCGAAGAACTTCACGTTAGCTATGTAACCAATGGGGTACACCAACCTACGTGGACAGCTGGCTTGTGGAAAGAAGTAGAAAACGAGGTGTTTGGCAAAGACTACAAAACACATCACTACGACCCTAAGAGCTTTGAGGGCATCTATAAGGTATCTGACCAACGCGTGTGGGAAATCAAAACGGCTCTTCGTTCTAAGCTCTTGCGCCGTGTAGAACAAAAGCTGCGTTTAGAGAAGAACACCCCTTATTTCTCTCCACGTCAGTTAGTGGAAATCAAAGAGAACTTACGCGAAGATATCCTTACCATTGGTTTTGCACGTCGTTTTGCGACCTACAAACGCGCTCATTTGCTCTTTACCAATATAGAGCGTTTGGATAAAATAGTGAACAATCCTGAGCGTCCTGTACAGTTCATCTTTGCAGGGAAAGCCCACCCTGCCGATAAAGCAGGACAGGATTTGATTAAGAATATTGTGGAAATCTCTAAATTACCACAGTTCTTAGGTAAGATATTATTCGTTCCTAACTACGATATGGAGCTCGCGCGCCATATGGTACAAGGAGTAGATGTATGGATGAATACCCCTACACGTCCGCTAGAAGCCTCAGGAACCAGTGGTGAAAAAGCTGCGATGAACGGGGTAATGCACTTCAGCGTACTTGATGGTTGGTGGGTAGAAGGGTATCGGGAAGATGCCGGTTGGGCTCTCCCTATGGAACGCTCCTACGAAAACCAGCAGTATCAAGACGAAATGGATGCAGAGACGATTTACAACATTATTGAAGACGAGATAGCTCCTATATTCTATGATAAGAATAAAGATGGCATCTCATCACGCTGGTGTGCACTCATCAAGAATACCATTGCCAAAGTGGCGGTAAACTTTACCACTACTCGTATGCTCACTGATTACGAAAAGCAATACTATTACCCAATGACTGAGCGCGTAACCAAGATTAAAGACAATCACTTTGCAATCGCTATTGAACTTTCGAACTGGAAACGCAAAGTTACTCAAGAATGGGATAATATAAAGGTAGTGAGCTTTAAGGTACCTAATCGCAATGAGCAACTCATTTCTATTGGTAAGGTATACAAAGGTGAAATTACCTTAGAATTAGGAGAATTACGTCCTGAAGACGTAGGAGTAGAATTGGTAGTAGCCCAACATAAAGACGATAAGTTTAAAGTACTCTCGACAAGTGAGTTTACGGTAGTAGCTCAAGAAGGCAACAAAGCTACCTATCAATTGGAAATTGCCTCAGAATATCCAGGTGCTTTGCACTTAGCAATAAGAATTTTCCCTAAAAATAATTTATTGCCACACCGCCAAGATTTCGCTTTGGTAAAATGGCTATAA
- a CDS encoding TonB-dependent receptor: MRTLHFLWVTCLLATSVTFAQDHSKEAIKKSKYTIDSIVFAEKETLKKKLSAVNQLLKEKKISEELSQQMKEELTATTEKNIKEKTAAEAEHLAKLIREGATSASTETQTNTVTTAKSDAYKRAMEELENIFRKKEEKKVNTNRALDEIELYMAIGFHNLNSSNGFGDNRFKPLGSKSFELGFTSGFRLLKTNNLLHINYGIAWMHDGLKFKESEYFVRENGVTKSVEYTANKLNKSKLRTNYLIVPVDFEFDFTPPKTKNGVTIYPVHDSFRVGFGGYVGVSIGNSQKIRYDDGSIHKNVIREDLNISPWVYGLSAHLGYKDYVIYARYSLAPLFRNNPVNEYPFSIGIRFGD, from the coding sequence ATGAGAACATTACATTTTTTATGGGTGACTTGCTTGTTGGCGACAAGCGTCACCTTCGCACAAGACCATTCCAAAGAAGCTATCAAAAAATCGAAATACACGATAGACTCTATTGTATTTGCAGAAAAAGAAACGCTCAAAAAGAAACTTTCAGCCGTAAATCAGTTGCTCAAAGAGAAGAAAATCAGTGAAGAACTGAGTCAGCAGATGAAAGAAGAGCTCACGGCTACTACCGAGAAGAATATCAAAGAAAAGACGGCTGCTGAAGCCGAACATTTAGCGAAACTCATACGTGAAGGAGCGACATCAGCTTCCACAGAAACCCAAACCAATACGGTTACCACAGCTAAATCGGATGCGTATAAGCGCGCAATGGAAGAATTAGAAAATATTTTCCGCAAGAAGGAAGAGAAAAAAGTGAATACCAATCGTGCCTTAGACGAAATAGAGCTTTATATGGCAATAGGGTTTCACAACCTAAACAGTAGCAATGGCTTTGGTGATAATCGTTTTAAACCCTTAGGTTCTAAATCGTTTGAATTGGGCTTTACATCAGGGTTTCGCTTGCTTAAAACGAACAATTTGTTGCATATCAACTATGGAATTGCCTGGATGCACGACGGACTCAAATTCAAAGAGAGCGAGTACTTTGTAAGAGAAAACGGCGTAACAAAATCGGTGGAGTATACTGCTAATAAACTTAACAAATCGAAATTGCGCACCAATTACCTCATCGTGCCTGTAGACTTCGAATTTGATTTTACACCTCCTAAAACTAAGAACGGAGTAACCATTTACCCTGTTCACGACAGTTTCAGAGTAGGTTTTGGGGGTTATGTAGGGGTATCCATAGGCAACAGTCAGAAAATAAGATATGACGATGGTTCTATTCATAAAAATGTTATAAGAGAGGACTTAAATATCAGTCCTTGGGTATATGGGCTTTCGGCTCATTTAGGATATAAAGATTATGTGATTTATGCTCGATATAGCCTTGCTCCTCTTTTCCGCAACAATCCTGTAAACGAGTATCCTTTTTCTATAGGGATACGTTTTGGAGATTAA
- a CDS encoding anti-sigma-K factor RskA — protein MWKDSIQRLFRYRKITPSPTLWEQLEAQLAESEAQQAKHKSRKVWYYAIATCLLLCLGIGYLLQQQQTNTSPEYQSQKVVVVTTEKENVSSVDTTFTPTTITETPTVPIVHRTLTTLPATKSSIASPALLDINEVDTLFAEYTADAIETRITKQMEKQITGDLQQLSAEDLALIATTQAQLNQYVNQKYEQDATFNTIERDLLRNRVKLLAERLLKEVGTRVVLNNKD, from the coding sequence ATGTGGAAAGATAGCATACAACGCCTATTTAGGTATCGGAAAATCACCCCCTCACCTACCCTATGGGAACAGTTAGAGGCGCAATTAGCCGAGAGTGAAGCCCAACAAGCAAAGCACAAAAGCCGAAAAGTGTGGTATTACGCCATAGCTACCTGCTTGCTATTGTGCCTCGGGATAGGGTATTTGTTACAACAGCAACAAACCAATACAAGCCCTGAATATCAATCGCAGAAAGTAGTAGTTGTAACCACTGAAAAAGAAAACGTATCATCTGTTGATACTACTTTCACCCCTACTACGATAACCGAAACTCCCACAGTTCCCATAGTCCACAGGACTCTTACAACTTTACCAGCTACTAAGAGTTCCATAGCTTCTCCTGCCCTACTCGATATCAATGAGGTAGATACTCTTTTTGCCGAGTATACTGCTGATGCTATTGAAACCAGAATTACAAAACAGATGGAAAAGCAAATAACAGGGGATTTACAGCAACTATCGGCAGAAGATTTAGCTCTTATCGCTACTACTCAAGCTCAACTCAACCAATATGTAAATCAAAAATACGAGCAAGATGCTACTTTTAACACCATTGAAAGGGACTTGCTTAGAAACAGGGTAAAACTATTAGCTGAAAGGCTATTAAAAGAAGTAGGAACACGCGTTGTTTTAAACAATAAAGACTAA
- a CDS encoding RNA polymerase sigma factor, which translates to MQIDHCLIEKAQRNDRLAQKQLYDQYAPALLSVCRLYISDLQFAEDALLKAFFKIFTSLSKYEEQEHFYAWIRRITVNECIDFLKSKAQKLSFTDWSDTYDTIDESDLDNESFNDEQIQAFIDKLPSACRTIFNLYVFENESHKQIAEKLGISEGTSKSQLAYAKKLLQQYVTNYKKRA; encoded by the coding sequence ATGCAAATCGACCATTGTCTCATCGAGAAAGCTCAGCGCAACGACCGCTTAGCGCAAAAGCAGTTGTACGACCAGTATGCTCCTGCTTTGCTGAGTGTGTGCAGGCTGTACATTAGTGATTTGCAATTCGCCGAAGATGCCCTACTGAAAGCCTTCTTCAAGATATTTACCAGTCTCTCTAAATATGAAGAACAAGAGCACTTCTATGCGTGGATACGCAGGATTACTGTAAATGAATGCATAGATTTTCTCAAAAGCAAAGCCCAAAAGCTATCCTTCACCGATTGGAGCGATACTTACGACACTATCGACGAGAGTGATTTAGACAATGAATCTTTTAACGATGAACAAATACAAGCCTTTATAGATAAACTTCCTTCTGCCTGTCGTACCATTTTTAACCTTTATGTGTTTGAAAATGAATCTCACAAGCAGATAGCAGAGAAGTTAGGAATTAGTGAAGGCACTTCTAAATCGCAATTGGCTTATGCCAAAAAACTTTTACAACAATACGTTACAAACTATAAAAAAAGAGCTTAA
- a CDS encoding DUF192 domain-containing protein yields MKKKIFTSVKLLLIGVILLCYLVFTACSALTLEFEERDLTITNLDGKTIPIRVELARSIREMSKGYMGRENIPEGTGMLFIFKRDEKLSFWMKDTPTPLSIAFINSNGEIRETRDMTPFSHQSVDSSEPVRYALEVPQGWFKKNNIGKGCTIKLP; encoded by the coding sequence ATGAAAAAGAAAATATTTACATCTGTTAAACTATTGCTGATAGGAGTTATCCTATTGTGCTACCTTGTTTTTACTGCCTGTTCAGCCCTCACGCTTGAGTTTGAAGAGAGGGACTTGACCATTACAAATCTTGACGGCAAGACCATTCCCATAAGAGTTGAGCTTGCTCGCTCCATACGAGAGATGTCAAAAGGTTATATGGGGCGTGAGAATATTCCCGAAGGAACGGGTATGCTTTTTATCTTTAAAAGAGACGAAAAGTTAAGCTTTTGGATGAAAGATACGCCTACTCCCCTTTCAATTGCGTTCATTAATTCGAATGGCGAAATTCGCGAAACACGCGATATGACACCGTTCAGCCATCAAAGTGTGGACTCATCGGAACCTGTGCGTTATGCTCTTGAAGTGCCTCAAGGATGGTTTAAAAAAAATAACATAGGAAAGGGCTGTACAATCAAACTGCCGTAA
- a CDS encoding carboxypeptidase-like regulatory domain-containing protein, with translation MAKRFLFFHLILFALPCFAQQRVVNKHHESVEYVNIGIVGTNKGIISDENGYFSLEKLGAKPTDSIYFSHLSYQHKVLAYRDIKKEVQLTEAVINLPTTTLTMKTPKIRYVKSKGVTTPFTLYGEMKQYFQQHGGVLSELGDFILLSNDTQLTEFSIEIRESTFYMAVLRVVVYQTDKEHKNFTPLIKEPIYIHLFPSDNPQTFTHKLSVLVPKGEMWVGVQFVEVRGKDDATITFNATTNKCWLRFPDNTIRQVNGGFGIPFTVKGYDIIKQ, from the coding sequence ATGGCAAAACGTTTCCTCTTTTTCCATCTGATACTTTTTGCGCTCCCTTGTTTTGCTCAACAAAGGGTGGTAAACAAGCATCACGAGTCTGTTGAATACGTGAATATAGGCATAGTAGGTACCAATAAAGGTATTATTAGCGATGAAAATGGTTACTTTTCGCTCGAAAAGCTCGGGGCAAAGCCCACTGATAGCATTTATTTTTCACATTTGAGCTATCAACATAAAGTATTAGCTTATCGTGATATCAAAAAAGAAGTGCAACTCACCGAAGCAGTAATTAACCTTCCCACTACTACACTAACAATGAAAACACCTAAAATACGCTATGTAAAAAGTAAAGGAGTAACTACCCCTTTTACTCTTTACGGCGAAATGAAACAGTATTTTCAGCAACACGGTGGCGTCCTCTCAGAATTAGGCGATTTCATTTTGCTTTCTAACGACACTCAGCTTACCGAGTTCAGTATTGAGATTAGGGAAAGTACCTTTTATATGGCAGTCTTGCGTGTAGTAGTGTACCAAACCGATAAGGAGCACAAAAACTTCACTCCGCTTATCAAAGAACCTATTTACATTCATTTATTCCCTTCTGATAACCCACAAACTTTCACTCATAAGCTATCAGTATTAGTACCCAAAGGCGAAATGTGGGTAGGTGTACAGTTTGTGGAAGTGAGAGGTAAAGATGATGCTACTATTACCTTCAACGCCACTACCAACAAGTGCTGGTTACGCTTCCCTGATAATACAATCAGGCAAGTGAATGGAGGCTTCGGAATTCCCTTTACTGTAAAAGGCTACGACATCATCAAACAATAA
- a CDS encoding outer membrane beta-barrel protein, whose product MKQLLSLIAFLSVSALLAQNPFEKEILQSKYTIDSIVATEKLLLYKREAAVQQLLKEGKITKEQSAKMLKEIKEAGELSTKQKTYKEGLRLSALIQQKATELSIDTLQKNATLDSLISTEAKENYIQTVQQLDSLPNKYNENKHGVTVAIHLAIGLQSVTNDKTYFNPYLNTELGLAFTSQLYKKKQLSLNYGLVWQSNRLNIKGNNYLISENGDTKLVPFSKPLDRAKLRVNYLILPIELQKNFKSKIHIGGGAYFGALIDVNQKIKYTEGDDHLKLFLRNGLKVNKFTYGLSAQVGNKWFSIYAKYSLAPLFENSPNNIHPFSIGIKF is encoded by the coding sequence ATGAAACAGCTTTTATCACTTATTGCTTTCCTTTCAGTATCAGCTCTTTTGGCTCAAAATCCTTTTGAAAAAGAAATCTTGCAATCTAAGTATACTATCGATTCTATAGTAGCAACCGAAAAACTACTTCTTTACAAGAGAGAAGCCGCCGTTCAGCAGTTGCTAAAAGAGGGCAAGATTACCAAAGAGCAAAGTGCAAAAATGCTCAAAGAAATTAAGGAAGCAGGCGAACTGAGCACTAAACAGAAAACCTATAAAGAAGGCTTACGCCTATCTGCTCTTATCCAGCAAAAGGCTACTGAACTCAGTATAGACACCCTGCAAAAAAACGCAACGCTCGATAGTCTTATATCTACTGAGGCGAAAGAGAACTATATACAAACTGTTCAACAGTTAGATTCATTGCCCAATAAATATAATGAAAATAAACACGGAGTTACAGTAGCTATTCATTTGGCTATCGGATTACAGTCTGTAACCAATGATAAAACTTACTTTAACCCCTATTTAAATACAGAATTAGGACTTGCTTTTACCTCTCAATTGTATAAAAAGAAACAACTTTCCCTCAATTACGGCTTAGTATGGCAAAGCAATAGACTAAACATAAAAGGTAATAATTATCTCATTTCAGAAAATGGTGACACAAAATTAGTACCTTTTTCTAAGCCTTTAGACCGAGCTAAACTGCGTGTTAATTACCTCATCTTGCCTATTGAATTACAAAAGAATTTTAAGTCAAAAATACATATAGGAGGAGGCGCTTACTTTGGCGCACTCATCGATGTAAACCAAAAGATAAAATACACTGAGGGAGACGACCATTTAAAACTATTTCTTCGCAATGGTTTGAAAGTAAATAAATTCACCTACGGACTATCAGCTCAAGTGGGCAACAAATGGTTTTCGATTTATGCTAAATACAGTTTAGCTCCCTTATTCGAAAATAGCCCTAACAATATACACCCTTTTTCAATAGGTATAAAATTTTAG